AATGTCGAGTATGATTAAATGAGGCAAATGCTCAATGGCTGAATCTATGGCATCCTTACCATTGTTGCATGTATGAACCGTAAATCCATCGCGGCGCAGGTTATAGCCTAAAAATTCAACAATATCAGGTTCGTCATCAACCAGTAAAATAGAATAATTATTGTTTTCCATTTGGGTAATTATTTTGTCGCCAAAAATAACTGCTCATTATTAAGTGCCTGTAAAGCGAATATTAAATAATTGTAGTCATTTCCGGTTCGGTAAAGACATTAATACGGTTCGAAGCCGATAGCTAAAAAGCACTAGTGGGTTACAATTTCAGAGAGTCAAAGGAAATCCTACCTTTGCAGCGTTAAACAATAGCTGAATAATTGACATGTCAAAACCTATCAAAGTTCTGGATCACAACGAAATCAGAAGCATTTTACATAAATATGACCAACGGGTCATCTTTGAAAAAACCAATATTATACCCCAGGAATGCGAACTCTACAAGCACCTGAAAGAGTATGTTGAAGTCAGGAAAATTACCAACAAATCAGTGTTGGGCATTGATATCTATCAATACAGCTCTTACGGAGAGTTCGAACAAACCCTGATTCCTTTCCTTTTCAAGAAAATGCTGCACACCACCATTGAGCTTTGTCTTGAACATCATCCGTTCATATTTCAAAAATATTCCCGTGATATTATTGAGCAGAATTTCATCAGCACGGGCGATGGTGGTTTCATCATTTTCGATAATCCCATGCACGCCCTCCTGTTTGCCTGCAATTTCGCCGTGGTACTAAGGGTTTATAATGCGTTTCATTTTTTTCCGCGATTAAGAAAAATCATTGGTGGAATTAGCATCCGCTATGCCATCACCTACGATAAAATTTATAAATACGCCGATAACTTTTTTGGCCGCGCCATCATCAACAATGCCCGGATACTTGCCAAAGACAGCCTAAACCGCTGCCTCATTGACCAGTACACGCATATGTGGTTCACCACAAATATCGAGGGAATGGAAAACCTCCAGGTAATGACAATAGATGATATTGCCAATATCCATGAGTTCAGTCTTGATGATTATGATAAGAGTCTTCTTGAAACGAGTGATGACAAGATTTTTGGCAGGGATTCGTCGCGAAGAGAAGGCATCATTAATTCCGACATTTTAAAAATAGGCATGATCAAATCCAAGGAAACCGAGTTGAATATCTATAATCTTCATCTGCAGGTTAGTTTGAAGTTAACAAATGATGATGACCCAAAACAACAAAAGGTTGTTACAGTAAGCCTGGGAAACCTGAATACTTCTGGAATTTAACAATCAAGACAATGTCAGTACTTTTTGAATTTGCAATGTTCCCAACCGATAAAGGCGAAAGCGTAAGCCCTTATGTGAGCCGCATAATTAAGATGATCAGGGAAACTGGTGCGGCATATAGGCTTACTCCTATGGGAACCGTGGTAGAAACGGAAACCATGGAAGAAGCGCTGGAGCTAATTAACAAAGCATACGCTGAACTTGAGCCAGATTGCAAGCGCGTTTATTCAACCGTAAAATTCGATATCCGCAAAGGGCCGAAAGGCAGAATGGAACAGAAGGTTCGTTCCATTGAAAATATTATCGGAGAAGTAAATCAGTAGTTATTCTTTCCTGATCACCTCAATAGTGTAGTTGACTGCCAGTGCTGCCAATGCACCAACTGCAGCAAGCACCGGTGCGAAAATCGCACCTACAACTCCTATTGTTACAGGAATTTCAAGAAACGTGCGCCCATCATCATCTTTAATAATAATGCGACTCACGTTGCCTTCGTGTATAAGCTCTTTGATCTTCTTCAGCAGTTCTTCGCCTTTTACTTTGAATTCGTTGGTTGTGCTCATGATTGTATATTTTCCGCAAAGCTATTGATTATGGCAGAACTTATACAAAGTTCCCAGTAAAATTAAATCAGTGTACACGTTTATGATTTCAATGCAGAAGGAGGCGTTGGCACATTCAGGCAAGGCAACCTTCAATCATCTTCCAGGTATTTTCAATATTATGATCCAAACCCACCGAAAAACGGACCAAACCATCGCTCATACCCATTTCGCGTTGTGCTTCTTCCGGAACCTCGCTTGATGTACTTCTACCCGAATTACTGAAAAGGGTTTTGAAATATCCCAAACTAACTGCGAGATAACCAACGCCGGCAACTTCCATTTTCTCCATCAGGTCAGAAGCTTTTTCAAACGTGCCCATATCAATGGCCAAAACGCCTCCGAAACCAAAATCGGGGTGCATGAGTTTTTTCATTAACTCATGATCAGGGTGATTGGGTAAACCGGGATAACTGACATTGATGCCTGCAGCCTTGAATTTTTCAGCCAGATACATGGCATTGTGGCTGTGCTGCTTCATACGGATATGCAGTGTGTGAAGGTTTTTCAAAATACTTGAAGAACGGTAAGGATCAAGCACAGGGCCCAACAGCATCGCAGTGCCATCATTCACATCAATGAGTGAAGCAATATATTCCTGCGAACCGCAAATAGCGCCGGCAACACAATCGTTTTTACCATTGATGAATTTGGTCATGCTGTAAACCGTAACATGCGCGCCGAGCTGATTGGGCGCGATGATCATTGGCGTAAATGTATTATCAACCATCAGTTGACAGTTGTTCTTATTGGCAATGGCCGCCAGCGCCGGGATATCCGAAACCTGAAGCAGTGGATTTGTAACTGATTCGGTGTAAATAATCCTGGTATTGGGTGTGATGGCATTTTTTACAGCATCAAGATCAGTGATGTCAACGAAAGTTACGTCAATGTTGAATTTTGGAAGATAATTTTTAAAGAAAGCAAAAGTGCCGCCGTATGTTGTCCGGCTTGAAATAATATGATCGCCGCTGTTAACAAGCTGCAGGATCGCACAGGTAATAGCTCCCATTCCCGATGCTGTGACCCAGGCCGCTTCAGTACCTTCCATGGCTGCCAGTGCATCGGCGAGGTATTTATTGCTGGGGTTCCAGTGTCGTGAATAAAGGAAACATCCTTCGGCTTCGCCTTTGAAGGTTTCAAGCATGGTTTTAGCCTGCATAAAAGTAAAAGTGGCTGAATCGGTTACCGAAGGGTTCACATCACCATATTCGCCAAATTGCTTTAACGCTTGTATTCTGGTAGCGGGGTCTTTTATTGTGTTCATGTCTTAGGGTGTTAGTGTTCTATTATTCAATTGTTCTATTGTTCAAATGTTCTATTGTCCTATTGTTCTATTGTTAATAAATCAGAAGTGCAAAGTTACAAAATGTAATTATAACCATTCATTAGTGAGATTGATTGTTGAAATTATTTTGTGATTTAATTACTAACTGAAATAATATTTTTCTATTATTGCACAAATTGTAATTAAAACATCTGAAAATATGCAGCCGAACTTACAAATTGACCAAACAGACAAGAAAATACTTTCTTCTCTCATGAATGATGCCCGTGTTTCTTACCTTGAAATTGCCAGGGAGTGCGGAATATCAGGCCCGGCAGTGCATCAGCGTATCGCACGATTAAAGGAAGCAGGAATGATCAGTGGTTCCCAACTCTTGCTGAGCCCAAAAGGAATGGGATACATGACCTGTGCATTTATCGGCATACAGGTAAACCTCACAAGCAATAGTACCCATGAAGAGGTTTTTGAGAAAATCCGTCAGATACCAGAGATAGTTGAATGCCATCACATTTCCGGAAAATACTCATTGCTTGTAAAAGTCTTCACCCGCAACAACGAGCATCTTAAAAGGGTCATTGTTGAAAAAATCCAATCCATTCCTGAAATCACTTACACAGAATCCTTTATCTCGCTGGAGTTGGGTTTTGAGAGGCAGATACCGGTGGAGTAATCGCGTAGTAGTTGGTTAAGTGGTTAATTGGTAAATTGGTTTAATGTTGGAGTTTGGAGTAATGGAGTAATGGAGTGTTGGAGTGTTTCGGCACTTAGTGGTAATTTGTCAATTATGTTTGAAGGGATGCAATCCCCGAGGCACAAGGGGATGGCATCCCTGATTGCTAAAGTCTGCTTTCCTTTGAATTTTGAATTTGGAGCTTTGAACTTGGGACTTAACTCCTTAAGTATGACGCCCCATTCACATCAACAATACACCCGGTCATATAAGCCGGTGCATCCGAAGCAAGGTAAGCAACAAGGTTGGCGATTTCTTCAGGTTGGGCGGCACGGTTCAAAGGGCTTTGGGCTTTGATCTCTTCACCGCGCGGGCCTTCAAGTACTTCACGGGCCATATCGGTTTCCACAAAACCGGGAGCAACTGTGAAAACCAATACATTCTTCGGAGCCAGGGCTTTTGCCAGCGATTGCCCGAAAGAATTCAGGCCGGCCTTGCTGGCGCCGTAAGCCAGGGCATCGGGTTCGCCACGGAAAGCGCCACGCGAGGTGATATTGATAATCCGGCCTCCACTTTGCTCCACCATTTTCCTGGAAACGAGATAAGATAAATGAGCCGGTCCGGTGAGGTTCAAACCAATTGTTTTTTCCCAAACCGATTGCCATTCATCAAAATCCATTTCCAGCATTGGTTTCTCAATATAAACCCCGGCATTGTTGACGAGGATATCCAAACATTCATTTGCAACTTTCTCAAACAATTGCCTTGCCCCATGAACATCGCCAAGATCAGCTTGTACAATCCTATGGCCTGATCCTGGCAGTTCCAACATCAATGTGCTGGCAGCTTCTGAATCTTTATGATATTGTGCAATCACTTTTGAGCCAAGCCTGGCCAGTGCAATTGAGATTGCCCGTCCTATGCCACGGGAAGCGCCCGTGACCAGAGATGTTCTGCCTTGTAAAACCTGTATATCAGCCATAATAGAATACGGTTATTGTTTTTCAACGGTAGTATCCCAATATATAAGGAGTGATTGCAGAATAAGACTGGGTTGTTCCGACCTCAGGCTCATATTGCATCTGATACGGAATTCATAACTCCTGGCGAGCATGGAAGGGAAAATTCGCTTTTGGTTCTCATGCGGATAAATTGGTTCTGCAAAAACCTGGTAGTTAAACCTGTCCATACTCCAACCTTCAAACATACCTGAAATAACCTGACCTTCCCATTCAAAAGACAATCTGACCTCAATGATTGCGGTGTTTGGAGTAATGAAAGGCAATTCCACGCTCACCTGCTGCCCGGGAGGTATTTTCCACCCATCGGATTGCACGCTTACACCACTGCTCATCACTGGTTTTATATCAATAACAAAGTCGGAAACGGCTGGTACTTCACTGTAAAATTCAATAAGGGTGCTTCCCTGACTGAATGAATTCAGAGCCATAAAGAAAAATGGCAGGAACAGGAACCAATATTTCCATCTTATAACTGGCATAACCTATTGATTCAATTTAACTCAGGTTTAATATCCTGATTATTCCTAAAGTTGGAGCAAGGCCTTGATAAATCCATCGCCTTTCAATAGACCATAATGTCCGTTTAGCACACTTTGTTCATTATACTCCTGAACATCATCTGGTTCAGCACCGGGGTGATAAATCATAAATGGAACCGGGTCATGTACATGGGTTCGCAAAGCACAGGGCGTTGGGTGATCGGGCAAGATAGCAATTGCAACCGGCTCTTCCATTTTTTGAGTTTCTTCCACAATATATTTTATGACCCTTTGATCCAGGTATTCCAATGTGCGAACCTTCAGATCCACATTGCCTTCATGACCGGCTTCATCACTGGCTTCGATGTGCAGGTAAACCAGGTCAACATCTTTGAGCGCCTCTACCGCAGCTTTTGCCTTCCCTTCATAGTTGGTATCATAAAGACCTGTAGAACCAGGCACTTTGATAGCCTTAAAACCGGCGTACGCTCCAATACCATAAATTAAATCTACAGCCGAAATCACAGCCCCGGTTTTTCCATATTGCTCCATGAAGGTTTTCATTTTTGGCCTGTATCCCGGCGACCAGAACCAAACTGAATTGGCCGGATCCTTGCCCGCTGATACCCTTGCCTTATTTACCGGATGATTTGAAAGTAAAGTCTGGGATTTCAGGATCAGACCGTTAAGGAGATCAGCAGTCTTTTTGCCTTCATCGTTAGTTTCCTTAATCATAACCTCCCTGAAAGGTGTTCCGGGCACATCGTGTGGAGGTGTGCACTGTATCTGGTTCGAACCTTTTTTTAATACAAATAAATGGCGGTAACTTACTCCGGGGTGAAACCTGTAATTATCAGCAGCAAGTTTTTCATTCAGGTAATTGATCAGTTCATGCGATTCGGGCGTTGTTATATGCCCAGCACTGTGATTTTTAATCACGCCCTCCTCATCAATGCAGATCAGGTTGCAGCGCATGGCGAGATCATCGTTTTTAAGGTCAACGCCCATGCTGGCCGCCTCAAGTACTCCCCTGCCCTGGTATACTTCATGCACATCATAGCCTAACACAGCCATGTTGGCAATCTCGCTGCCGGGAGGCATATCGGAAGGAACTGTTGTGAGCAAGCCACACCGGCTTTTTGAACACAAAGCATCAATATTAAGCGTCTTCGCCGCCATCAGCGGAGTTTTATTCCCGAGTTTCTCAATCGGATAATCCGAACAGCCATCGGCAAGGATGATGATGTATTTCATGGTTGATTTATCTGTTACTGGTTGCTGGTTACTGGTTACTGGCTGCTGGTTGCTGGTTGCTGGTTACTGGTTGCTGGCTGCTGGTTTGTCAGTGCCTGAATAACGCTGACCTGTTATTAATACTGATTACCGATTACCAATTACCAATTACCAATCCCCGATTACTGCAACCTTACTGTATCACTGCATCACTGCATTACAATAAAACTGCTTCACAATCCCCTGACAAGATATGACTTGAAATGCTTGTATCCATTCTCAAGCAGCTCATAATCCTCCTGCTTTTCTTCTAAACCCTGTAAGCTGGGAGGAAGTTTGGGGTCGAACCCTAATATCTCTTGTATTTTTTCCGGAAATTTGGCTGGGTGAGCTGTCTCAAGCACAACAAAGAGTTCATCTTGCCCGGCATTTGCTTTACTGTTCACATACTGTTGCAGCGCTGCCCAGCCAACCGCACCATGCGGTTCCAGAAGCAATTGGTATTTACCCCAGGCGTCAGCTATTGATTTTTTGGTTTCTGAATCAGAAATTGAAACTGCCGATATATCCTTACGCATATTCTCCATATCCGGAACTTTATGAATCCCCCCTTTTTCATCCATCACTCCGCCATACAGCGCAACCAGGCGCGAAAGATTGCTGGGGTGGCCGACATTCATAGCGCTTGAAATGCAATTCAACGATGGTTCAATCTTATTGTATTTGCCTGTTTCTAAGAATGATGGAAATTCATCGTTCTCATTTACAGCTATTACCATCTGTTTAACTAGCAATCCCATGTGCCGGGCAATCATTCCACCCATCATATCACCAAAGTTTCCTGATGGGATCACAAACACAGGTTTGTCATCATTGCTGTTGCGTAATTTCGCCCATGCATAAAAATAATAAACCGACTGCGGCAATAAGCGACCGATGTTTATTGAGTTCGCCGACGACAGATTTAGTCCGCTAAGGTCAGGATCAGCAAAAGCTTGCTTTACCATAGCCTGACAATCGTCGAATTTCCCATCAATGGCAATTACCTTCACGTTCTTACCGAGTGTGGTCATTTGTTTGCGTTGGCGGGAAGTCACCTCTTTTTCAGGGAACAAGATCAATACCTTAATATTATTGAGCCCATAAAATGCATTGGCAATCGCACTACCGGTATCACCCGAGGTTGCAGTAAGGATCAGTAATTCTCTACTATTTTTCTCAAGAAAGTGGTTCATCAGCCTACCCATCATGCGGGCGGCAAAGTCCTTGAAAGATGCAGTAGGCCCCTGATCCAGCCGCATTACATATTTGCGTTCGTAAGCATGTTCCAGCGGCACAATATAATTGTATGCATCAAAAACCAGATCACGAAGTTTATCTTCGGGAATTTCATCTTTGAGAAATCTGTTGAGAACCTCAAAGGCAATTTCCGGATATGACATATTCGAAAAGCTCTCGAGCTGAGTGTGATCCAGCAAAGGAATATGATCAGGCATATAAAGCCCGCGGTCCGGTGCCTGGCCCTGCAGCAATGCATCTCCGAAGCTAACCGGTTCAGCCTTTAGGTTCGTGGAATAATACTTTATCGGCTTCATAAATTACATTCCGATTTTTGCTGACGAAGCGCCACCGGCTGAGAACTCAGGAAAGGTCATTGTTATTTTCTTTCCATCAATGGTTGAAAGTGATTGATCCAGATCGGCAATAATATCATCCGGATGCTCAAGTCCAACACAGAG
Above is a window of Bacteroidales bacterium DNA encoding:
- a CDS encoding MTH1187 family thiamine-binding protein produces the protein MSVLFEFAMFPTDKGESVSPYVSRIIKMIRETGAAYRLTPMGTVVETETMEEALELINKAYAELEPDCKRVYSTVKFDIRKGPKGRMEQKVRSIENIIGEVNQ
- the thrC gene encoding threonine synthase; this encodes MKPIKYYSTNLKAEPVSFGDALLQGQAPDRGLYMPDHIPLLDHTQLESFSNMSYPEIAFEVLNRFLKDEIPEDKLRDLVFDAYNYIVPLEHAYERKYVMRLDQGPTASFKDFAARMMGRLMNHFLEKNSRELLILTATSGDTGSAIANAFYGLNNIKVLILFPEKEVTSRQRKQMTTLGKNVKVIAIDGKFDDCQAMVKQAFADPDLSGLNLSSANSINIGRLLPQSVYYFYAWAKLRNSNDDKPVFVIPSGNFGDMMGGMIARHMGLLVKQMVIAVNENDEFPSFLETGKYNKIEPSLNCISSAMNVGHPSNLSRLVALYGGVMDEKGGIHKVPDMENMRKDISAVSISDSETKKSIADAWGKYQLLLEPHGAVGWAALQQYVNSKANAGQDELFVVLETAHPAKFPEKIQEILGFDPKLPPSLQGLEEKQEDYELLENGYKHFKSYLVRGL
- a CDS encoding SDR family oxidoreductase, giving the protein MADIQVLQGRTSLVTGASRGIGRAISIALARLGSKVIAQYHKDSEAASTLMLELPGSGHRIVQADLGDVHGARQLFEKVANECLDILVNNAGVYIEKPMLEMDFDEWQSVWEKTIGLNLTGPAHLSYLVSRKMVEQSGGRIINITSRGAFRGEPDALAYGASKAGLNSFGQSLAKALAPKNVLVFTVAPGFVETDMAREVLEGPRGEEIKAQSPLNRAAQPEEIANLVAYLASDAPAYMTGCIVDVNGASYLRS
- a CDS encoding DUF4342 domain-containing protein, which encodes MSTTNEFKVKGEELLKKIKELIHEGNVSRIIIKDDDGRTFLEIPVTIGVVGAIFAPVLAAVGALAALAVNYTIEVIRKE
- a CDS encoding cofactor-independent phosphoglycerate mutase, which codes for MKYIIILADGCSDYPIEKLGNKTPLMAAKTLNIDALCSKSRCGLLTTVPSDMPPGSEIANMAVLGYDVHEVYQGRGVLEAASMGVDLKNDDLAMRCNLICIDEEGVIKNHSAGHITTPESHELINYLNEKLAADNYRFHPGVSYRHLFVLKKGSNQIQCTPPHDVPGTPFREVMIKETNDEGKKTADLLNGLILKSQTLLSNHPVNKARVSAGKDPANSVWFWSPGYRPKMKTFMEQYGKTGAVISAVDLIYGIGAYAGFKAIKVPGSTGLYDTNYEGKAKAAVEALKDVDLVYLHIEASDEAGHEGNVDLKVRTLEYLDQRVIKYIVEETQKMEEPVAIAILPDHPTPCALRTHVHDPVPFMIYHPGAEPDDVQEYNEQSVLNGHYGLLKGDGFIKALLQL
- a CDS encoding aminotransferase class I/II-fold pyridoxal phosphate-dependent enzyme, producing MNTIKDPATRIQALKQFGEYGDVNPSVTDSATFTFMQAKTMLETFKGEAEGCFLYSRHWNPSNKYLADALAAMEGTEAAWVTASGMGAITCAILQLVNSGDHIISSRTTYGGTFAFFKNYLPKFNIDVTFVDITDLDAVKNAITPNTRIIYTESVTNPLLQVSDIPALAAIANKNNCQLMVDNTFTPMIIAPNQLGAHVTVYSMTKFINGKNDCVAGAICGSQEYIASLIDVNDGTAMLLGPVLDPYRSSSILKNLHTLHIRMKQHSHNAMYLAEKFKAAGINVSYPGLPNHPDHELMKKLMHPDFGFGGVLAIDMGTFEKASDLMEKMEVAGVGYLAVSLGYFKTLFSNSGRSTSSEVPEEAQREMGMSDGLVRFSVGLDHNIENTWKMIEGCLA
- a CDS encoding Lrp/AsnC ligand binding domain-containing protein, which encodes MDQTDKKILSSLMNDARVSYLEIARECGISGPAVHQRIARLKEAGMISGSQLLLSPKGMGYMTCAFIGIQVNLTSNSTHEEVFEKIRQIPEIVECHHISGKYSLLVKVFTRNNEHLKRVIVEKIQSIPEITYTESFISLELGFERQIPVE